The nucleotide sequence GCGCCGGTGGCCGCAGGCCCGAAGCCGACGACTCCGATGATCACCCCGAGCAGCAGCGCCTCCACCGAGTGCAGCCAGGCCACGAGCCCGATCGACAGCGCGACCGTGAACAGCGCCGTCCATCGGGGGAGCCGGCGCGCCGTGGCCGCCGAGCCGTACAGCACCGCCGCGTACACCAGGTCCGTGAACATCACGATCGTCGCGATGCTGCCCCGCGTGAACTGATCGGCGACCAGTGCGAGCGTGCCGATCACGAGCGCGGGCCCCGGCGCCGTTCTGCGCAGCAGCTCCAGCACAGCCGTGACGACTACGGGGACCAGCACCCACGCGCCGCCCAGCGGCCGGCCGGGCTGGTTCTCCACGCCGAGGCCCCACAGCAGCAGACCGCCGAGCAGGCCGGCCGTCGCGATGAGGATGTCGTCGCGGTGCGGACGGAAGGGGCCGAAGGGCCCGAAGTTCCGGAGGTCGATGCTCACCCCTCCATCAAACAGGGCACCGCGCGCACCGTCCTCCCCTTACCGGGCGAGCCTCGCTACATCGAAGGATGCAGTCACGGTTCGTCAGCGCCGACGACGATTCGCGGCGGCCCCGCGCCCAGGCTTGGAGGAACCGGAAGAGAGGTGGACAGCCGTGATCGTCACGCTGGTCGTCATCTGCGAGGTCGGCTTCTGGGTCCTGCTCGCCGCGGGGCTCCTGCTGCGCTACGCGGCCCGCAAGCCCCGGCTCGGAGCCGCTGTCCTGCTGCTCGTACCCCTGCTGGAGATCGTCCTGCTCGTCGGCACCGTCGTCGACCTGAAGAACGGCGCGACCCCGGACTGGACGCACGGCGTGGCCGCGCTGTACATCGGCTACACCGTCGCCTACGGCCACTACACGATGAAGTGGATCGACGCGCGGGTGGCCCACCGCTTCTTCGGCGGCCCGCCGCCGGTCAAGCCGCCGCGCTACGGCAGGGCGCGCGCCCTGCACGAGGCCAAGCTGTGGCTGCGTACGGTGCTGGCCGTCGCCGTCACCGCCGGGCTGCTCCAGCTGGCCATCTGGTACGTGGGCGACGCGGACAGCACAGGGCCGCTGACCGACTGGCAGCTCAGCGCGGCACGGCTGGTCGCGATCCACGGCGCCATCGCCCTGACGTACACCCTGTGGCCGAAGAAGGCGCCGAAGGGCGAGACCACGAAGGGCGAGGTTCCGCGGAGCCTGCGGCACTGACGGCGGAGGCGCTGACGGCGCAGGCGCTGACCGCCGACGGGCTCAGCGCTCGCCGCCCGGCACCCACAGCACGTCCCCGGCCTCCTTGTTCGCCGCGCGGGCGAGGATGAACAGCAGGTCGGAGAGGCGGTTGAGATACGTGGCGGTGAGCGGGTTCATCGTCTCGCCGTGCGTCTCGAACGCCGCCCAGGTCGACCGCTCGGCGCGCCGTACGACCGTGCACGCCTGGTGCAGCAGCGCGGCCCCCGGCGTACCGCCCGGCAGGATGAAACTCCGCAGCTTCTCCAGGTCGGCGAGGAACGCGTCGCAGTCCGCCTCCAGCTTGTCGATGTACGACTGCTCGACCCGCAGCGGCGGATATTCGGGGTTCTCCACCACCGGCGTCGCGAGGTCGGCGCCCACGTCGAAGAGATCGTTCTGGACCCGGACCAGGACCTTCACGATCGCGCCGGGCAGCTCGCCCAGCGCGACCGCGGCGCCGATGGCGGCGTTGGCCTCGTTGACGTCGGCGTACGCCCCGATCCGTACGTCGGTCTTGGCGGTACGGCTCATGTCGCCGAGCGCGGTCGTGCCCTTGTCGCCGGTACGGGTGTAGATACGCGTCAGATTGACCATGTGCCCAGCCTAGGGTCTCTCGTTTGGATCATGCCGGGGCACGCGAGCCCGGCATGATCCAAACGAGAGGCCCTAGGTCGCGCACAGATTCTAGGCGCCGGCCCGCCGGAAGACGCGGGTGCCGACGACGACGGCGCTGAGTGCGAAACCGGTCGCCATGAGGACGCCGTAGACCATCGCCGTACCGGCGTACTCGCCGACGTAGGCGGCCCGTACCGCGTCCACCAGGTAGCGGAACGGGACGAAGTGCGAGACCAGGTCCAGCCAGCCGGGAGCGAGCGCCATCGGCAGCATCAGCCCCGACAGCAGCATCGACGGCATCGAGATCGCGTTGACGGTGGGGCCGAACTCCTGCGGGCTGCCGACCCGCAGCGCGAGGGCGTACGACAGCGAGGCCAGCGCGACGGTCAGGACAGCGACGAAGGCGAAGCCGATGAGCACCCCGGCCAGCGGCGCCCGCAACCCCATCACCAGCGCCGCCAGCACCAGCAGGACCGACTGGAAGACCAGCAGCGCCGCGTCCCGCAGGACCCGTCCCAGCAGCAGCGCGAGCCGGCTGACCGGCGTCACCCGCATCCGTTCCGTCACCCCCAGCTGCTTCTCGACGATGACGGTGAAACCGGTGAACAGGGCGCCGAACAGGGCGAGCTGGAGCAGCAGCCCCGGTACCAGGATCTGCCAGGAGTCACCTTCGCCGCCCAGCGGAAGTCCTGTCAGCAGCGGTCCGAAGAAGAGCAGGTAGAGCAGGGGCATCAGGACGCCGAAGACCATCTGGAGCTTGGAGCCCAGGGTCTGCCGGGCGTAGCGCCCGAAGATCAGCGCGGTGTCGGAGAAGAGTGCGGACGTCAGGCCGGCGGTCATGGTCAAGGTCTCCTAGACGGCGACGGGTGTGGGGTCGGCGGGGGCCAGCTCGCGGCCGGTGATGGCGAGGAAGGTGTCCTGGAGCGAGGCATCGGGCGAGCCCGCGTAGGCCGTTTTCAGGGCGCTCGGGGTGCCTTCGGCGACGACCACGCCCCGGTCGACGACGACCAGTCGGTCGGAGAGCGCGTCGGCCTCGTCCAGATAGTGCGTGGTGAGGAAGACCGTGGTGCCGTGCTCGGCCCGGATCCGCCGGATCAGCTCCCACAGGTCCGCGCGGCTGCGGGGGTCGAGCCCGGTCGTCGGCTCGTCCAGGAACAGCACCTCGGGGCGGTGGGTCAGCCCGAGCGCGATGTCGAGGCGGCGCCGCTGCCCGCCGGAGAGCGCGCCGCACGTGCGGTCGAGCAGCCCGTCGAGGCCCAGTTCGGCGGCGAGTTCGGCGGCGCGTCCCGCCGCCTCCCGCTTGCCGAGCCGGTACAGCCTGCCCTGGGTGACCAGCTCCTCCCGGACGCTGATCTGCGGGTCGACGCCGCCGGCCTGGGCGACGTACCCGATCTTCCCGCGCACCCCGGCCGGATCGCCGAGCAGATCGACACCGGCGACGGTCGCCGCGCCACCGGTGGGCGGCAGCAGGGTGGTGAGCATCCGCAGGGTGGTGGTCTTGCCCGCTCCGTTGGGGCCGAGGAAGCCCAGGATCTCCCCGGCGGGGACGGTCAGGTCGATGCCGCGCACGGCTTCGACCGGTCCGTTCTTGGTCTGGAAGGTCCGGGCGAGCCCGGCCGTACTGATGATTGCCATGGCCCCAGAAAAACAGAGACTCCCCAAAATTGCAATGACTCCAAATTTGTAGGGAAGTAGACGAAGACTAGACTCGGGGCCATGTCCGAAGGGCTCAGAGAGCGGAAGAAGCGGCAGACCAGGCAGGACATCTCCGACACCGCCACCGGTCTGTTCCTGGAGCGCGGCTTCGACGCCGTGACCATCGCCGAGATCGCGGAGGCGGCTGACGTCTCCGTCAACACCGTCTACAACTACTTCCCGGCGAAGGAGGACCTCTTCCTCGACCGGAGCGTCGCCGTCACTGGCCGGCTCTCGCGCTTCGTACGCGGCCGGGACAAGGGGGAGTCGGCCGCCGACGCGATCCTGCGTGAGCTGCGCGAACAGGTCGAGACGGTCTCGCCGGCCATCGGGCTGATGACGGGTTACGCACGTTTCATGAAGGTGTGCCAGGAGTCGCAGGCACTCAGGGCCCGGCTGCTCTACGTCCAGCAGGACATCCAGCTCCAGCTCGCCGACACGCTCAGGGAGGAGACCGGCGCGGATCCCACCGACACACTGCCCACCCTCGTGGCGGGCCAGCTCTCCTGGGTGCACTCCACGCTCACCTCGTGGATCGGCGGCCAGATGGCACAGGAGCGCGCGCCGGGCCCCGTATCACGTGAAGCCCTGGTACTCCTGGACGACATCGAGGAGCTGCTGGGGGAGCGGGTGCTCAAGTACGCCGTGCGCGCGGGCTGATGGACCGTCCCGGTGTGATGTCCGCCATTTGGGACGTGACGCGCATCTCTTCCGCGCCACACTCCGGCCGGTGACCGCTAACCTCCGGCAGAGCGACCGAATGTAAGCACGTGTCAAGGCAGAACAAGAATCGCGAGGTGTGTCGTGGCCAGGAAACTCGCCGTCGTCGGAGCCGGACTCATGGGGTCCGGGATCGCGCAGGTCTCCGCCCAGGCCGGCTGGGACGTGATCCTTCGTGATGTCACCGATGCGGCGCTGACCAGGGGCACCGACACCATCAGGGCCTCGTACGACCGCTTCGTCGCCAAGGGCAAGCTCGAAGGCGCCGACGCCGACGCCGCGCTCGCCCGGATCACCACCACCACCGACCTGGACGCCGTCGCCGACGCCGACATCGTCGTCGAGGCCGTCTTCGAGCAGCTCGACGTGAAGCACGAGATCTTCCGCACGCTCGACAAGCTCGTACGGGACGACGCCGTCCTCGCCTCCAACACCTCGGCCATCCCGATCACCAAGATCGCCGCTGTGACCGACCGCCCGGACCGTGTCGTCGGCACCCACTTCTTCTCGCCCGTGCCGATGATGCAGCTCTGCGAGCTGGTGCGCGGCTACAAGACCAGCGACGAAACCCTCGCCGCCGCGCGGGAGTTCGCCGAATCCGTGGGCAAGACCTGCATCGTGGTCAACCGCGATGTGGCAGGCTTCGTCACCACACGGCTGATCTCCGCGCTCGTGGTCGAGGCCGCCAAGCTGTACGAGTCGGGTGTCGCGTCCGCCGAGGACATCGACATCGCCTGCAAGCTCGGCTTCGGCCACGCCATGGGACCGCTCGCCACCGCCGACCTGACCGGTGTCGACATCCTGCTCCACGCGACCGGCAACATCTACACCGAGTCGCAGGACGAGAAGTTCGCACCGCCCGAGCTGATGCGCCGGATGGTGGACGCGGGTGACATCGGCCGCAAGAGCGGGCAGGGGTTCTACAAGCACTGAACCGCGCTGACCGATTTGAGCCACCCCACCGGGTGAATTCGGTATCGGTTCGCTTACGGACGGCAACTTCCGCTGCTGTCAGACAGTCAGTCAGTTGTCATTCGACAGAACAGACAGACACGGAGCACCGAAGCACTCTCGGGGAGCGCATATGCACATCAGGGGCGACCACGCCGAGCTGGTCGTCGGGGGCCGCCTCGACGTACGCAGCGCGGCGGACGCCCGCACGGTCCTGCACTCGGCTGTCGACGACGGCGTCGGCGACCTGGTGCTCGACCTGACCGATCTGGATTCCTGGGACGCCACGGGACTCGGCGTCATCATGGGAGCCCACCGACGCGCGGGGAGGTGCGGCCGTAGGCTTGTGCTGCGCGGGGTGCCGCCCCAGATGCAGCGTCTGCTGGTGGCCACCCGACTGCACCGCATTCTCGCCATCGAGGGCGGAATCGCCGCAGAGTCACTGCCACGGGTCTGAGCACAATCCTCATAAGACCGTGACGTCTTGGACGGGGTGGTACCCCGGGTGTTCCTGGATACAGTGCTGAGGTCTAGGGTTCGGCCGTCTGCCGATCGACCGAACCACTGAATCGATCGAACCACTGACGCAGACACCGCACCGGACCAGAACCGACAGATGGGCGTGTTGTGAGGCCGGGGGAGACCTACACGCCTTGATCTGGGGGATTTGACGATGGACCCGATGAACCGGGGACCGGAAGAGAACCGTCACGACGACGAGCGGTCCTTCGAACGGCCGGACGAACGGCCTTTCGAGCGGCCGGACGAACGACTCGGCGACCAGGCGGACGACCGGGCGGACGAGCGCGCCGTGGAGCCGTACGACGAGCGTCCTGTGGAGCCGTACGACGAGCGGCCGGACGACTGGCCCGCCGAGCGGCCCGCCGAGGCCGAGGTGGCGCGGGACGCCGTCGGACAGCCCCGGCCGCCGCGCGAGCCGGTCACGCCCGCCCTGAGCCATCTCAAGGGAGCGGGTCCCGTCGCACCGCACCCCGCCCGTACGGTGCGGCTGGTCTCGGGCGACTTCCTCCTCACCGTCAACCCGGTCGACGGCACCGAGATCGAGCCGTGCCCGCCCGGCAGCAGGCCCGCCGCTCCGGTACGCCGCGACGCGGCCGACCGCGGCGCCCGCCAGCGCGCCGGACGCCCGCCCGTGCCGCCGGGCCCCGCCGCCCCGCCGCTCCCGCTGCTGGAGCGACAGGACGAACACGACCGGCTGATACGGCTGCTGGGCCGCGGCCGGTCCATACGGCTGTGCGGAGCCGCCGGATCAGGCCGCACCGCGCTGCTGGACGCCGTCGCCGCCGACTGCGCCGAGACGGCGCCCGACGGGGTCATCCGGCTCTCCGGCTACCGCCGTACCTCCGTCGAACTGCTCCACGAACTCCACAACGCCGTCTACGAGTCCGAGCTGGTCCGGCCCGACCGCCCCGAACTGCTCGACCGCGTCCGGGGCATCGGGGCCGTCGTCATCGTCGACGACCTCGAATTCGGGGGCGCCTCACTCGACGAACTGCTCGGCGCGACCCCCGAATGCGCGTACCTGCTCGCCGTGACGCCCGAGGTGAGCGCCGCTTCGGCGGAGACGGCGGTCGAGGAGATCTTCCTCGGCGGCCTCGGCCGCGGCTCGTCGCTGGAACTCCTGGAGCGCGCCGTCGAGCGGCCGCTCACCGACGAGGAGGCCAACTGGGCGGGCGACCTCTGGTTCGAGTCAGAGGGGCTGCCGCTGCGCTTCGTCCAGGCCGGCGCGCTGCTGCGCCAGCGCGACCAACTGCGCCGCGATCCGCAGATCTTCGACGAGTTCGAGCCGTTCGCGAAGCCGTCCGGCGACCACGGTCAGGAGACGACGTCCGGCAGCGCCTTCGACCCGGCGTTCGACGCCACGACCGACAGCGGCGAGGGGTACGACATCCCGCTGCCCAGCGTCGGTGAGGGCGCGGCCCCCGCCGACCTGCTCGCCTCCCGGCTCAGCGACTCCGCCCGCGCGACGCTGCGCTTCGCCGTGGCGCTCGGCGGCGAGGTGCCCCACCAGGCACATCTGCCGGCCCTGGTGGGGGACACCCACGCGGACGCCGCCCTCGGCGAGCTGATGAGCAGCGGACTGCTCTCCCCGGTCGGCTCGCGCTACCGGCTCGCGCCCGGCGTCGCCCTCCAGCTCACCGCGAAGGGCTACGGCGACGACGCCGAGGCCCAGGCGCACACCGCCGCCCAGCACTACGCCTGGTGGGTGGGGCACCCCTCCGTCACCCCCGAACGCGCGGCGGCCGAGGCGGACGCCGTTCTCGCCGCGATGGCCCAACTCGTCCCCGAACAGGGGCAGGGCAAGCCCGCGGCGGCCGGACACCCCAGCGCCGCCGTCCTGTTGGCCCGCAGCGCCGCCCCCGCCTTCCTGGCGGGCCTGCACTGGGGCGCCTGGGAACGGGCGCTGCGCACCGGCCAGGAAGCCGCGAGGATCGCCGGCGAGGTCGCCGAAGAGGCGTACTTCCACCACGAGTTGGGCGTACTCGCGCTCTGCCAGGGCAACCTCGACCGGGCCCGCGCCGAGCTGGAGGCGTCGATCGCGATGCGCGGCGCCGTCGCCGACAAGAGCGGTACGGTCGCCGGACGCCGTGCGCTGGCCCTGGTCACCGACCGGGAGAACAGCCTGACGGGGGCCGCCCCCGCGAGCGGTCCCACGGCGCCCGTCACCCCGGCGGTCGCCGCGGCCCTGCCGACCCCCGGCCTGCCCGCACTGCCGCCTTCGCGGCTGTCCGCACCCGCACCGGCCACCGCCGGCACGACACTGATCGGCGGCACACCCCCGCCGCGTGGCCGCCGCCGGCTGCTCGGCGGCGCCCGCCGCAACCTGGTCGCCGTCGGCACGGGCGCGCTGCTCGCCGCCGTACTGGGCACGGTCGTGACCCTGGGCGCCACCTCGGGCAACGACACACAGGGCTCGGACAAGGTCACCACGGAGGAGTCCACCAGCCCGGACGACGACGGCGCG is from Streptomyces sp. NBC_00370 and encodes:
- a CDS encoding ATP-binding protein encodes the protein MEPYDERPDDWPAERPAEAEVARDAVGQPRPPREPVTPALSHLKGAGPVAPHPARTVRLVSGDFLLTVNPVDGTEIEPCPPGSRPAAPVRRDAADRGARQRAGRPPVPPGPAAPPLPLLERQDEHDRLIRLLGRGRSIRLCGAAGSGRTALLDAVAADCAETAPDGVIRLSGYRRTSVELLHELHNAVYESELVRPDRPELLDRVRGIGAVVIVDDLEFGGASLDELLGATPECAYLLAVTPEVSAASAETAVEEIFLGGLGRGSSLELLERAVERPLTDEEANWAGDLWFESEGLPLRFVQAGALLRQRDQLRRDPQIFDEFEPFAKPSGDHGQETTSGSAFDPAFDATTDSGEGYDIPLPSVGEGAAPADLLASRLSDSARATLRFAVALGGEVPHQAHLPALVGDTHADAALGELMSSGLLSPVGSRYRLAPGVALQLTAKGYGDDAEAQAHTAAQHYAWWVGHPSVTPERAAAEADAVLAAMAQLVPEQGQGKPAAAGHPSAAVLLARSAAPAFLAGLHWGAWERALRTGQEAARIAGEVAEEAYFHHELGVLALCQGNLDRARAELEASIAMRGAVADKSGTVAGRRALALVTDRENSLTGAAPASGPTAPVTPAVAAALPTPGLPALPPSRLSAPAPATAGTTLIGGTPPPRGRRRLLGGARRNLVAVGTGALLAAVLGTVVTLGATSGNDTQGSDKVTTEESTSPDDDGAGLPADPPADPSSPAEQSSGDAPGTPGDTGSSSAPSGTGVPTDPDTMTSSDPGSPSSPSDSHSTPGGHHSSPPGHPTKPTHSSKPPTGPTDPTDPTDPTDGPTDPTDPTDGPTGPTDPTDPSEPDTSASGTSPVVTEGVPQPTGTVA
- a CDS encoding ABC transporter ATP-binding protein gives rise to the protein MAIISTAGLARTFQTKNGPVEAVRGIDLTVPAGEILGFLGPNGAGKTTTLRMLTTLLPPTGGAATVAGVDLLGDPAGVRGKIGYVAQAGGVDPQISVREELVTQGRLYRLGKREAAGRAAELAAELGLDGLLDRTCGALSGGQRRRLDIALGLTHRPEVLFLDEPTTGLDPRSRADLWELIRRIRAEHGTTVFLTTHYLDEADALSDRLVVVDRGVVVAEGTPSALKTAYAGSPDASLQDTFLAITGRELAPADPTPVAV
- a CDS encoding cob(I)yrinic acid a,c-diamide adenosyltransferase — its product is MVNLTRIYTRTGDKGTTALGDMSRTAKTDVRIGAYADVNEANAAIGAAVALGELPGAIVKVLVRVQNDLFDVGADLATPVVENPEYPPLRVEQSYIDKLEADCDAFLADLEKLRSFILPGGTPGAALLHQACTVVRRAERSTWAAFETHGETMNPLTATYLNRLSDLLFILARAANKEAGDVLWVPGGER
- a CDS encoding TetR/AcrR family transcriptional regulator yields the protein MSEGLRERKKRQTRQDISDTATGLFLERGFDAVTIAEIAEAADVSVNTVYNYFPAKEDLFLDRSVAVTGRLSRFVRGRDKGESAADAILRELREQVETVSPAIGLMTGYARFMKVCQESQALRARLLYVQQDIQLQLADTLREETGADPTDTLPTLVAGQLSWVHSTLTSWIGGQMAQERAPGPVSREALVLLDDIEELLGERVLKYAVRAG
- a CDS encoding ABC transporter permease; the protein is MTAGLTSALFSDTALIFGRYARQTLGSKLQMVFGVLMPLLYLLFFGPLLTGLPLGGEGDSWQILVPGLLLQLALFGALFTGFTVIVEKQLGVTERMRVTPVSRLALLLGRVLRDAALLVFQSVLLVLAALVMGLRAPLAGVLIGFAFVAVLTVALASLSYALALRVGSPQEFGPTVNAISMPSMLLSGLMLPMALAPGWLDLVSHFVPFRYLVDAVRAAYVGEYAGTAMVYGVLMATGFALSAVVVGTRVFRRAGA
- a CDS encoding STAS domain-containing protein; this encodes MHIRGDHAELVVGGRLDVRSAADARTVLHSAVDDGVGDLVLDLTDLDSWDATGLGVIMGAHRRAGRCGRRLVLRGVPPQMQRLLVATRLHRILAIEGGIAAESLPRV
- a CDS encoding 3-hydroxyacyl-CoA dehydrogenase family protein: MARKLAVVGAGLMGSGIAQVSAQAGWDVILRDVTDAALTRGTDTIRASYDRFVAKGKLEGADADAALARITTTTDLDAVADADIVVEAVFEQLDVKHEIFRTLDKLVRDDAVLASNTSAIPITKIAAVTDRPDRVVGTHFFSPVPMMQLCELVRGYKTSDETLAAAREFAESVGKTCIVVNRDVAGFVTTRLISALVVEAAKLYESGVASAEDIDIACKLGFGHAMGPLATADLTGVDILLHATGNIYTESQDEKFAPPELMRRMVDAGDIGRKSGQGFYKH